AGCAGGACGGTGTCGGTGAATATGTTTTACCATCTTGCACATGATAAAAGCTTGTAAAGTTCAAAATCCTTGGAATCGTCTACATGGAGCGACAGTACCGGTGTCCAGAATGCTGTTGATGTGTGTGTGGGCTTTTCATCTGAATGCTTCGTTTTTTTTTATTACTGTACAGTTTGTGAAGCAAGCCCATTTGATGGCTCTGGGTTCATTCTTGTGAGTCTTGAAGAAAAAATGTACATCCATGCTAACAAACATCTGTAATAAGAACTGTGATTTAGTTCCTTCGGCCATAGTTGGACCCGGCCTTTTAGTTTTTGAGTCTACAATTCTATGTTCGGCAGCCGACCTGACAGGCCAACTGGGGCAAGGTGCACAGCCCGATTATAGATTAAAAACATCTGAAGATCATAATTTTttgataataataataatttccTTCCAAAACTCAGTAGATTATTGCTATAGTTAGTTTTAGCCTGAAATAAGCTAAACCCTCACAACTGTAACATGATTGCTTTGCATAAAATCTTTTGTTATTTATCTTTTGATCCACTAAGAATGGAAAACATGGAAAATTCAGTTATGAAAATAGAATCCCTAAACTGGAAAAAGTACAAGTTGGGGTTATATTCATGGATCATTCGCATTCATGTCATATGCATATACACATGTATATTCTGCTATTCTCTCTGGACTGTCCTTATCCGACCACTCGATGTTTTGACAAGTTCACTTCTGAAACCTTGAGTGAAACTTGGAAGTCCATTTCTTTGTTTATGTTGATATATCAATATGGCTTTGAACCAAAACCTGCGCTCATCAGTTCGTGAAACCAAACAAGTTCAGACCGGATCCCGTTCTGTGCTAAAAGTTTGAGCAATGCTGGGCTCTAACAAAGGCAAACCTCCCTACCCTAGTGATCATGTTAGGCAAATCCAGTAGCCAAACCTCCCTACCCTAGTGATCATGCCATCATGGCTGTCACTTAAGCAACCTTACTGATTTTAAATCAGACAATCTAAAATCCAGTGATCAAAGTTACTGCATGAGCCAAATTTAGTGATCATGGATGGATTTTAGTACAAAACTAACTAAACAGTACCCTAGCATTAGCAGCTCGTTTCGGCGGTGACAATGGTCGTTCACTGGTCTAGGAATGCTTTGTACTTCTGATGAACCTTTATAACAGATCTGAATCCTTTTCATAAGAGAAGTACAGTATTGCCATCATCACACTGGTGCCTATATGAGGGGTTCTTGAGATACGGTTGAACCGCACCTCACAAATTGCCATGTAGTAATAAAAGTAAAGATATAATGACCATTGCGAGGTCACTTGTTGTTCATCTCGATTCATTATAATATTTTATACAGGAACCCGCAATGGATTGTCAACGTACAACTTTGATATATAACAAGCATAAGCATCCCAACCTCAGTTTTAAATTTTGAGATGCATCAAGTCATTTCCCCAAATGGTAGAGTAACACAGAAACAAAAATGATTGTGTATATAAAAGTATTATTGCGAGCTCCCACATCAAGAAATGCCCCGAAACTTATATGCCCCATTTGCTTCTTGTGCTTAACGGGGCAGGTCGAACAGCTCAGGCAGATGCGCGTTGGTGAGCTTGGTCCTTTTAGTGATCTCTTTctgcttcttcttggccttcGGCTTTGGTCGCTGGCCATGAATCTGCGCCGCTGCACGCCGCTTGGTCGTGTCGGTTGCTGGCTTGTGCCCGTTCTTCAGCAGCTCCTTCTCGATGTCGATCATGTCCCGTGGCAGCTCTATCTCCCGGTAAAGCTGCTTCAAGTCAGCATCGACCTTGATCTTCGATTTGGGATCATTTGGGTACACAATGTCTTCCTGGGAGTCCATGCTTGACAGCCACCAGACGTCACCTGAGGCTTTGAGAGCCTGCGGAAAACGAGATTTCAGCCATATAGATCAGACTTCTGGGCTGAATTCCTGGTTTGCTCACACCTTTGCAATGAAGAGAAAACACTACAAGTACACACTGTGGCTCCACAAAGTAACACCAATACTGAAACACTGATCAGTAAACGATCTGCCTAGTTTCAATATCTTGGAACTAAGTCGTGCTTTGCTTGCTGCTCTATTTATCTGCAGCAAAGAACCACCACTATGGGACTGCAAGTAATTTCACAGATTCAATATGGCTGTGCTCCATCAGACACCAGGAAACACTGTTTCCAAGCAAATAAATTGCCTGTCATGGAACACATCAACTTCATATATTCCTCAGTTCCTCACTGGTTCAAGTTAACTAAATATCGATTTTTTGTGCTTAGCTGAAGGGCTGTGCTGTTGTGTACAGTCCATCCACTTCAATTATTTACCAACAGTGAAGTAATCAACTGTTGAAATATTCCAATGACCACTAGAAGTGCACACAAAAGCAACAACAAACATTAAAATTTAACCTCCATAAAAGCTCGAGACCCTGTTAATTGTTCCAATAGAGAAGGTAGCTTCGAGCATTACGCGGTAATAAGAATTTTAGAACACAACCAATGGAATCCTAGCTAACTGTACTTTACATATACGTAAACAAAAACAAGGATCGCTAAAAGATCCCTACATTAAAATCTGGAACCTCTGTACATAAGACTACTTGGTTTCTGAACACATATACAGTTAGTTCAACCATCAAATTTGATGCACAGCATGCAAAATAATGTGGCACCTACCAGATTGCTCAAAATCTTAGACCAAGAATAATAGTCACCTGTAGATCATCCAATACGGTTGGATATGAATCCTTGACCTCCACAACAGGAAGACCCTCAGGAAACCTTCTGATCAAATGAAGCAATTGATCTTTCCCCTTCAAATCATGCTTGGACTGCATAATTTCAAATGGCGGGTCAATATGCAACCTAATGTGAGATGAAAGACAAAGTCTTTCGTGACGGAAAAAAACCATTTCAATTATCAATGTGTAACAAAATAATCCTCGATGCAATTACCTTGTAAGAGAAACGCTTCCCATCAAATTGTACTTTGGGATTGTTTGTCAGACTATCAAAGACTGCCTTGTTACTATTAATTGCAACATATGTTGCTTCATTTATTTGCTCTGCTGTATAAGCAAGTCTTGTCTGCAGGTTCACAAGAAAAGAGGGGTATTATTTTACACAGAACACATTATAACATATATTCAGGACAAACACTGTAAGAGAACATTCTTTTTGTTACTGTACTATTAAGTCTGTCATTAAGCTAATAAGTTGGAAAAAAATCAAGGATTAAATATGCGAAATAAGGTGCAGAACCATTTTTCAGGCTTGAATAAATATCTCCATTTTTGCGTTAGGACCACCAGTATCTAATAGCTGAGAGTGCAATTATATATTATATTTGTCACTAAAAGCAACAGTAATATCCTATGACATCAG
This genomic window from Aegilops tauschii subsp. strangulata cultivar AL8/78 chromosome 4, Aet v6.0, whole genome shotgun sequence contains:
- the LOC109772139 gene encoding transcription initiation factor IIE subunit beta — encoded protein: MALNERLSKFKQQQERCQTTLSSIAATQASTTKSHNAPRSRPANAPSAPAKQIQAIKFSNDTERLQHINSVRKSPVGAQIKLVIELLYKTRLAYTAEQINEATYVAINSNKAVFDSLTNNPKVQFDGKRFSYKSKHDLKGKDQLLHLIRRFPEGLPVVEVKDSYPTVLDDLQALKASGDVWWLSSMDSQEDIVYPNDPKSKIKVDADLKQLYREIELPRDMIDIEKELLKNGHKPATDTTKRRAAAQIHGQRPKPKAKKKQKEITKRTKLTNAHLPELFDLPR